TACCCACCCAGGTCGCTCGGGGAATGAGAAGGGACACGGGACAGTGCCTGGCTCTGGATGACCCTTGTGGTTATTCCCAGCCACGGATCCCCCTAACTGCTCAGCCCATGTCCCCCAGCGGGACAGGTGAAGCATAGAGTCCCCTCCACTACAGGTGATTCTCAACATTTACTAGGTGCCGGGCTAGCTGAAGACCCTTTGGGACTATAAACCCTGCAGGAGGGGACTGGCGGAAGGGCAGCCCCCAACTTTCTGGCCTGCCCTTTGGGATGGAATTATATGTCCTGCGATGCTCAGCAAGCTGGGTGCGAGCGAACAGTGCCCATTACCCCATTGTCTAGAGTTTAATGAAACCTTCATGGGCCTGCTTTGTGAAATTATATCtcccatgtttctttctttcttccttttttttttttttttttaattgtctcctTTGGAAGCTGGGTGCACTCTGAATCTAAGTGACACGTAAGTGGAGACGTCACTGACATGGTTTCTCCGGTGACGTCCGTGCCGCAGACTCTCGCTtgtgcggggtgggggcggggtggggggggaggagttTGTATCTCCCCAAACTTCAGGTGTTGGAATCGTAATCCCCATGATGATGGTATCAGGAAGTGGGCCTTCGGGAGGTGCCTACTAGGTCATGAGGGGAGAGCCTTcctgaatgggatcagtgccctctTTTATGAGAGGCCCCGTAGAGCTCCCTCACCCTTCCACTGGGACTGGGAAGAGGGCCCTCACGGGACCGTGCTGGCCCCCTGTGTCAcacgtccagcctccagaagtgtgagaataAACGTCTATTGTTTGTAAGCCCCCCAGTCGGTGGGATTTCCTTGTAGCAGCCTGAAGGAACCAAGACCCTGACCTAGGAGCTGTTTGTGCAGACAGCTGACATGGCCCCACCATCTTAGGAACAGAGATATAGTAAAGAGTATGTCGCAAAAACGAACAGCTTCACCGTGGAGAAACCCGGCAGACGGCACCTTCGTCCAGCGATCAAAGTTAACACCCCCAATCATGGTACAAGCCAACGTCATGAGCCTCCTGATTCGAGACACCGAGAAGGTCACAGCATCCCTCATGCAGCATTCCTGCCAAAAAGGCAAAGCCCAAATCCAATCACGAGGAAACACCAGACAGACCTAACTCAAGGGAAATTCCACAGAACAACTGGCCCATCGCCTTCAAAAATATTAGTGTCCTGGAAGACCGAGAGAGGCTGAGGAAGTTCTAAACTCAAAGACACTGAAGGGACATAACGTCTACATGGGACGCGTGCTCCTGGATCGCAACCTGGACCGGAAGGAAAATTTGTTAGAAGGACATTATCAGGCCGATAGGCAACATTCGAATGAGATTTGTAGATTAGATAGCAGTTTTGTAGCAACGGGAACCTTCCTAGTACTGGTAATTGTACAGTGACTGTGCTGGGGAACGTCCTTGTTTTTAGTAAATGCACACCGAGTATCCAGGAGCACAAAGGCGTTATATTCGCGACTTGCTCTCGGGGGTTTAGAAGATACATATAGAGAGATGtatgataaagcaaatgtagcAAAGTATTAACAGTTGATGAATCTGGGTGCAGGGTACACAGGAATTCTTCACTgtgtttttgcaacttttctgtaagccACCTCGTTATCATAAACAATCAGACATTGTCCAAGGGGCGCACCAGGAATAACAAAGACCGTGCAACCACTTGGGAAACACCAAGGGTTTAAGAGGCTACCTCGCAGGAACCAGGAACCAGGGACCAAGGCCAGCCACATTATTATGCAAACCGGATCCAGTATTCTAGCTAGAAAAGTAAGGCATTTATGCAAATAGAGCCTGAGAGTACAAAATATACTATTCAAACATTAAAATACCTCCTCCTGGCCCAAACTAAAATTGTGTCCCAGTCTATAAatagacagaaaaatagaaagagtTAAGTCCAAACATGTGCTTTCTCTTCCTGCCAAGGACTACTGGTAGTTaagatagagtgtgtgtgtgtgtgtgtgtatgtgtgtgcgcgtgcgcgcggtggcggcggggggggggggggggggggtgcggcttATGTCGGGGACGCCATTTTCGTGAAGGAGTCACTGTGGGTCTTTGGAAGCCAGGCACGCAGGTTCAAATCTGAGAAATGGATTCATGGAGGATAAAACTAACCAAACGCACGGCCGTCAccgccacggccacggccacggccacaaCAGAATCGGGTGCTGTTTCCTTAGTGTCGGGAATACTTCCAGTACCAATAAATCATCCTGGAGTTAGCAACACTACTCTCACATGACCGACGTTCATAAACCACGGCATCTGGCTCCGTTTCATCCTATATAATCTGCTGCCTGAGGTGTTTGAGCTCCCGCGCCTAAAATCACGCCTCCAGGGCTAGGGGCCCACCGCAGAAAGTAAGGCGCTTTGCTTTCTGCCCTTGGCTCTGCTGAGCAGCGGAATGCCGCTGGGCAAGTCGCTTCCCCTCTCTGTGCTGGCTTTCATCCACTGCAAAATCCTGATGCCAATACCTAGTCCCTTTATCTGCCCAAGGCCGCCTTCAGGAGAAAATGGCACACAAGATGAAGAAACCGCATCGACAAAGTTCACAAACACCAGACAAATGTGACTCGCGTTACCTAAGGAATTACCGGAGCCCCAAACGTAAGGTGACACTTATAAGCTGGCCTTTCTTCCAACGGTTGTCCAGTTTACTGGTCGCTCTGAGCTCGTGCCTAAGCCCTTGTAAATTGCTAGTACAGCTTAGAATCTAGGCCAGGCCGAGAACACGCAGGAGGCAGTGGTAGGTAACCTTCCCAAAGCAGATATTTGTTGGATTATCTGCTTCATTGATAGCCACACCATGATCCCTTCCATTCTGTCTCAGAAATTCTGTTGGTGACTTTTTCTGGGTCCAGAGACCCCCTCCCTTAGATAGGCTCCGGTCCACGGCCATCCGAGAGGGCTTTGGAGGGACCCCAGGGAGTCCCTGaacttagaaaggaaaaaaaacttacatCCTTTCATTAACCTCGAACTGAGCGTTAGCATTTCCTTCCAGCAGATCTACGGGCGGGCGAGGCTCTGAGCACCGGCCGCTGTCACAAAATAGCACAGACCTAGCGGCTTAAACGACACACACGTTATTTCTCACCgccctggaggctgggaagtcgaAGATCAGGGCGCAGGCACAGTTAGTTCCTGGGGAGAACCTGTTTCTCGTCTGGCTCCCGGACAAGCTGCCTTCCTTCAAACGTGCCGTCCTTCTCGGCAAGGAAGGTCTGTAGCATTGGCGGTTCCTGTGACTGGGTCACCAAGACACCGCAGATATTTTTATACCTGTTCACCTTCTGCAGATATCTACACGCTCCTCACGACTTTGAATTTATGCCGGACGGGGGACCGACCGACTACTGGATTGTGTTATTTAATGCCTAAAGCAGCATGTCTGTTACTCCCGCACAGTGTTTACACTTCTCTTGGTAACTGCATGGAAATACACTTGTTTtcgctcttgatctcaggtttttctttaagtgtatttatttgcttagagagagagagagagagagagagagagagagagaagcagcggaggaggggcagagagaaagggggacagagagaaagggggacagaggatctgaagcaggctctgtgttgacggcagAGCGCCTGAtccggggctccaactcacgaaccgtgaggtcacgacctgagccgaagtcggacccttaaccggctgaaccccccaggcgcccctaggcttttcttttcttttctgcatgTTCATGATTCTGAGAAAAGGTCTGGGGGCTTCATCAAATTGGTGCAGCACGGAAAGAGTTAAGAACCAGACTCACTCCACCCCCAACCAGACACTGGAGTGTGAGGAAATGGGCCtatgatttactttttctttcttttttttctctctctccaccaacccgtgccgcccccccaccccccgctttcTTAATCGAGgtaaaaattcacataacataaaacgaACAGTTTTTAAAGCGAACAATTCAGCGGCATTTCAGACGTCCAGGCTGTTGTGCAACCGACCTGCTGTCTCGTTCCCAAACGTTTCCATCACGCTAAAATGAAACCTTGGACCTATTCAGCGGTCATtcccctgggctccctcccctcagcccttggcaacctctaatctctttctctctctctatggatttgtctCTACTCTGGATGTTTCCCGTAAATGGGATCAGACGACACGTCAAGGTCCTCCCATGTCGTAGCGCCCACCAGGGCTccgttcctttttatggctggacACTGTCCCCTCGTGTGGCTACACCACATTTCCTTCACGCGGTCGTCCGCCGACGGGCGTGTGGCTGGCTCTAACTTTTGGCCGACGGCTGTGAACGGTGTTGCTGTGAACAAGAAGACGAGTATTTGTTCGGATGCGTGGCCTTGATGGAACCGATTCGCTAAAGTGAGTTTTGGTAACCGTAGTGTCTATGAATCTCAAGTGTCCGTATCGTCTTGACCCCCTCAGGCAGTGGAGTCCTGGCTCTAAATTGCGAGGTAAAAAGCTggacctcggggcgcctgggtggcttggtcgactaagtgcctgattcttgatctcgatctcggctcaggtcatgatctcactgacaGTACATctagcctgcttgcgattctctctgtccctctctctcgctgtccctcccccactcacatgcgttctctctctctctctctctcagaataaataaacttaaaaaaaaacaccttgaacGCAAGCATCCTTTTCTGGTGTTTCCATCGGCCTTGTGTGTGGCCTTTGTGTGAGAAAATGACATCCTCCTCTTCTTGCTTTGTTGCAAATTCTATCTGGGGAATTCTTTCCCAGGGAGGCCTCCTGTGAGAGAAGGCGCTTGCTCCCTCATCGGCCCTGGAACCTGCCAGGCGGTTCTCACGTACAAGTAAGCTAAGAGCTGCAGGCATCCCGCgggcagagaaaaagagccaGGCAGCAAGGAACGGAAGAGAACTGGGGTTGACACCTGGCGCAGGCCCTAGAAAAGGGTGGTGGCCGCCAGCTCCCAGGGCAACTAGGCTCAGGTTGAGGCCTAGCAGAGGGTGCAGAGGCCGAACCGTCCCGTGCCCCTGCTCAGACCTCTTCACGCTCGGGCAGCATAGGTGGGAAGGATCAGAGAGGGAGGGCATTGTAGGCCCAGGAAGGGGCCCAGGAGTAGATGGGGCCCTTCCTGGGTCCTAGGAAAAGCCAGGGCACTGGGGGTGCACAGGGAATGAGAACGAAAGGGGCAGGACTAGCTTCATAACCTGGGGACACGGTACAAAATGAAAGCGCGGGGCCCTTGGTTGAAAATTAACGATTTCAAGATGGCGGCCGGGGAGCACGAAGCCACGCCAAGGGTCTTTGTGAGCGCGGGGTTAAATAGGTTACATAGGTTAAAAAGACTTGTACCTCTGCATAGGTCCCATGCCCTTGGAGCCAGCCCTGCGGAGGGGGAATGGTCCGGGTCATCCAAGGAGGTCGAACTTGGCCTACGTGAGGTAGCCTCTCAAATCTAGTGCCCACCTTGATTTTCCTTACCATAAAGCCGTTAGCCACCTTCTGCTGATGGTGTGGGAGACACATTCTATTTAAAAAGCTTTGACGTCCGCCCATTAAAATACGGGGAACACTTGTTACTTGCTGATGATAACTTCCGCTTCGCAGCGGAGTAAAAagttggtcatttcttttttacacCTAAGTCCAGCGGGAGTAGGCGGAGCCTCCCCtttcaatatattattatttgaCCTGCTAATTTTTTGTCGCCACTGTAATGGGAATGACCTCTGGGGAAAATACTGAAGGCGTGCAAAGCTGTGCGAAAGTGCCAACACTGAAGATAACGTAATcgttttaattttcaaatttaattgcTATGCTATGTGACTGCGATATCCGCGTTTCAAAGTTTTCCTGCCGGAAAAATGTATTGCGATGGGATAAAATTTCACCGTTATCGGGCCTATGGAACAAAGCCTAAGGGCCTTTGGATTCTAGAAAAGCATAGTGTTTAAATGAAGCAGCTTCTGAACCAACCCTGCCTCTGGTTTCCATCGGGTGGTTTTGGGTAAATCATTTAATCTCTCCAGGGCTCCCTCAACTGCAGAGGTGCCTCTGTCATAGGTTGGGTAAGGATTTAGGGAGATTACGCATGGAGAGCTCCCCTGTATACGGCGAGCACGCAAAAAACGTTATCATTACGGTCACGACTGCTGCTTCTACTGCGACGGTGATGATCGCGATGGTTGACTCCGGCCGCTGCCTGCTTCTCAACCTTATTTCCTGTTACTTTCTCTCGTTCTGCGCAAGCCCCGGCCAAACTAAGCGACGCACCGCCCCCTGCACATACTTGAAggttctctgccttctttttggTGCCCTTGCTGTGCAGAGACTGAGTAACCACTTGGAGGGGATGTTGTAGAGGCGAATTCAAGCCACAGAAGGGAACTGGGTTGAATGAAATCCCCTTGAAAGTTCCCTTTGGCGCTAAGATCCCATCAGATCAACAAAGCGAACAGGAAAGCGAGGGGCACGTTTGCTATTCCCCAGAGTGATCTTCGACTCTGCTCTGCGTGGCCTCCTCTgctggcttttttgttgttggttttttttttttgtttttttgttagtgCCCCTTGCAGCCGGTGAGAGTTGAACTAGATACTGTATATGGATAGGCCACTCAATACCCCTTCCCTGTCATTAGGGGGTGGGACTCGGGCGTTGTCCGTGGGGGATTTAGATGAACAGATGGCGTGGGGCCACCGGGGAAAGTGGGTTGCAGGCAAGTAGGGCAGCTGGTGGGCGGCCCTGGAACCCGGACACAGGGACCCCGGGCTTGAGAAGGCCAAGGGTGGGGAACCTTGCTGCTGTCacttctgttccttctcttcttgttctGGCCAGTGCTCTGCCCAGAATTTAATAGGTTAAAAAGACGAGGGCTGGTTTGCATGAACCCAGACTTCCCTGGCTGTTTGTCCAGCTTTGAAAATAGCTACAAACCCGTCCCGGGCCATccctggaaaggaaaatgaaacacagtGTGGTCCGACACCTCTTCCTGGTTCCACGGGGCATGGGCTTTGGAGGTGGGCCACCCGCCCAGTGCAGGCTCTCTCGGCGCATTTTTCACAGGGTGCTGTGGCCCACGAGCTGAGGAAGGCCTGGCCGGCACCAGGTGGGTGCCTTACCAGAGTCTTCCACCGCAGAGCCGTGAGCGGGGTGGGTGCACCCTGAAGTTCTGTAGTCACTCAAAGCCACGATCTTTTCAAGTGGGACGGAAAACCCCCACCTCCACGGTCGCTGTGCCCGGCACCCGCTAAGCCACTTAAAATGGGAGCTTCGGTGAGGTGGGAATTATCCGGGACATCTGAAACATGGACGCTAAGAGGTTTGAATCATCTGGGGGAGGAAGGCAAGGTGGTTAGAGCCACACGTTCAAAGTTGGGCCCAGCCGGGTTCAAGGACCTTCCTCGCTGAAGTAAGTCAGCTCTGCCAGGCATTCTGGGAAACAGAGCGGCCTGCCGCCTCCTCACACGCTTCCTGAGGATTCTCCGGCACAGACTTGGGGGACGGGGGTGAAGGCTTTTATGAACCCCTCAGCACAAATAACACAAATAACTCCCGCCTGAGTTACCGCAACAATGGAtctctagcctcagtttccccatctgtgaaccTCTCCTCCCGGATGGGCAGCGGGCAGGACAGGCAGAAGCAAGTCTAAAGCACGTCTGACAATGCCTGACGCTTACAAGGCATCAACCAAGGGGAGATGCGATTTTTTATTTGCTGTAACACTAACACGAGATCTCATTTTCCCCGGTACTTTATGAAAACATCGAAAATTTGCAATTCCAAACACcgaacattcatttattttttccctccactTGCCATCCTAAATGAGAATAACAGTACAAAGCACTTCCTAAGGCTTTAGGCCTCCCAGCCACCCCGTGAGGTCCGTACAACTGCaatgaccccattttacagacgagaaagCTCAGGCACGGAAACATGCATTCACGTGGCCAGGGTCACCTAACTCTGAAGAATATTCCTTCAGTTCGCGTTTCCCTTCATCTGCCTCCCCCTGTCTTTCCATTCTCTCTGGGTCCCAGACAAGGTGTCAGGACAGGCCGGGCACAGTAGACACCCTTCCTTTTAGTGtgtccccttcctctctgtctgtccatATCTAAACACAACGGAAGGCTGCTTGCTCGAAACTCGAAACTCGAAAGATTCTCCGGGCATTTCCAAATTTccactcctctgtctcttctgGAGACATGGCTCTGGCAGGCCTAACCCTTTCTAAGCAAAAGGCCTTGGGGAGAAGAAGGACTGGGCCTTGTGGTCCTTTGTACCGGGAGacactgcaggggaggggggtggaaggggCGGCGGGAAGCAGTGACTTTTGACAGCAGCTGGGTGAGGCAAAATGGAATCCCGGAACCTACAGAAATGGTGTCAGTATCTGAAACGGGCCAGAAATTCACCCTGCATGATCTTTTCTGAGCTTCCACGACCAAGGGGACTCAACTAGGGTAGGCCAGGGGGAGGTGTAATCAGAGAGGTGACATCCTGTTTGGAGAACAGAATGGCAGCCACCCagcagagcatgaactggggagccAGACAgtcacctgcccctccccaccccctcctgcttccccccccaccgcccaccccaggaagaaggaagtcaagtggataaagaaatgggGAAGTCGGAGGTGCTCCTGCAATGGCTTTTAAGGGCCTATATAACACTTGACTTTAATCCCCAGGAGACAAAAGCCACTGCCCTACACATGATTAGTAAGGGGTTTCTGGAAATATTTCCTCAGGATGCAGAAAGGGATAAAAAGTATCATGCATACTGTTTCGCAGCTCAAAATCATCTCAGGTAGTTCTTTTCCAACCCGCCGGTCTTTTTCCTTTCACCTGCCACTCGCAGGCACAGGGCACGGGGTCTGTAACTAATTTCGGCGGCAAGGGGGTCACGGTACTAGCAGGCAAGGTGCCATTTTGAAAACCGTTCGTCTCCACCGAAATCTCCCATTTCCGGATGTAACTTAGAAGGGCCCTTCAATAATGTCTTGGGCTGGAAAGGCTCTCTTCGAAACggaatgagatttttaaatttaatctttcGATTTTAGAAATGATGGGACTGCAGTCTTTGGCATTGGGCCTCCTTAGCAATCACttttatatttaggaaaataagaaacaggACAGTAAAAGAACTTCCTTATTGTCAGGCAGCAAGTCAATAGCAGAGCTTGAACTTGACTTATTTTTCTAAGGCGGGGGGGCGTTGTACCCTATAAAATACGGATAAATTAACCTCCAAGCGGCCAATATTCCGGTTTTTTGATTCGACTGCTCGCAAAAATTATAGCGATGAAGAAAATACGCATGTTACAGTAAGGAACCTTGAAAACAAAATCCCTTCAGGGTGTTTTACCTCCCACCCAATTCAAGGAGAAGCCGGGCGAGGAGACAAAGAGGGCCGGGGTGGGGCGCGGGCCCTCGGCTGGTCCGAAAGCTGAGTCACAGGAATCGCACCCCTGCAGTGGGCGAGGCCCTCCCGCGCGGCCACCGCACCCTGGCTTGGGGATGTCCGCCCCAGACAAAGCCAGCTTCGCAGTAAAGGAAtgcctgtcccccccccccggccccccgtaGGTACCACCCTAGACCCTTAGTTATCATGCCCCGGTCCCCAAGAGCAGGCTTCCGCGGCTGTTGCAAAGATCCACGATGCTAAAATAGACACGAAGAGGGAAAATGCATTATGCAGGAAgtgctggagggtgggggggctTGCGCCCGTTTTAATTTTCCGCCGTCGTTGCGGTCAGGGTGCACTGGTGCACACGGGGCGGGGGTCCCCCAAACGCCAGGCAGGGTGAGGAGCCGGGGCGCGAAGGGGTTAAGTGGGCCGGCGGGTGACATCACCTCATTTACATAGGAGCGCGCATATAGCGGCGCGCGGCGCGTCCCGCCCGGCATTCGGCGGCGGCCACTGCGCAGATCGGACTTCGTTCGCTCGTGCACCTCGCTCCGGTGAGCCCCAgggcccctgcctcctgccctcccgtcccttccccgccccgcgcccgcgcTCGCCCCTCGGCGGCCGCCTCCCTCCCGAGGCGTCCCTGCAGCCCGAGCCCAAACGGTCCTCCCGGGGAGGCCTGCCTTGGGGGCCTGGGGGTGCCAGACCCTGCCAGATGCTGGGGGGACGGGGTCGGGAACTCGGTGATTTTAAAAaaacgaccccccccccccgcccaaaccGGACCTTCGGCCGTGCAGCATCgagggaacattttttttctcccccgcCCGAGGCATTCTACATTGTCTCTTAGGCGGTGATTAGTCAGGAACAGAAAGATCCTTTGTTCCAACTCACACCCACCCGAACCCGGAGCTTCaacaattacattttttcttgTAGCCTCCGAGGGCTTCTTGGGCTCCTATCTGTCCAGATTCAGGCGGCTGGGCTCCACtgtgagatggaaaaaaaaaaagggggggggtcaGCCCTTCTTGCGGGGGCTGCCGAATGGCCCCTGCGTGCCGATCACCACCGGTCGATGGGGTGTGGGGCAGCTTTGTGTGCAGCCGGCGGCATTGTTGAGCGCCAGCGAGGAAGCGGTAGGGCGGTGGTCGGAGCGCCGGCCGCAGCTGCCGCCTTTGTGAGCAGAGAAGAAAGCACGGGCGCGCATCTTTGGCGGACAGAGCGCGCATGGAAAATGGCAGCGCTGTGCAGCCCGGgattcattttaagaatttttactcgatcccatcccccgccccccacttgaAATGGCTTCACCGTGTTCCCCTTTTAACCAGCCTTGAATGGTTCCATATTGCAATTCACAACCCGCCGTGGTCAATTTCATTATTCCGAAAgattcgccccccccccccatgggggAGCGATCTTGCCGGTTTGGGCCCCGGCATTTGGAAATAATGAAGGGGGGGGGTTCTTTTTTTGTATAGAAAGAGGAAGCTTTAGCCTTGAATGAAAGCggaaggagacagaggtgggGTTTCAGGCAGGGGATGCGAGGGCAAAAGCGCATTTCTGAGCCGGGAGAGACAAGGGTGGGTCGCTCCTCGCGCGATCTCACCCTCCCTCTTGGCTTTGTATATGCAGCTTCCTCTGCAACCATGTCTGACAAACCCGATATGGCTGAGATTGAGAAATTCGATAAGtcgaaattgaagaagacagaaacgCAAGAGAAAAATCCGCTGCCTTCAAAAGAAAGTAagtctcccccctaccccccccccaccaccttgaGAAAAGGCTGGgcgggaggatggggaggggctgggaggggggggcgggggagtgcGGGGGAGGAGCTGACAGCTCTTCATGATGAATGTGGCCTGCAAAGgctaattaaaaattgttttgcagCCAGCCAATAAggctttaataatttaataatgggATGTTTACAATATATTACGATGCAGTATGTATTCCATTTTATCTGTTCAGATGGTCTTTTTAATGTACATGTTTTCGTGGTGGAACGGCTTGATACTTGGGATATGGGAAGCGATCGTAAAAGAAAGTGCAATCATCTGCCACTAGGCTACACTGAGTCCCCCTAATgagctcttctctttcttttttctttcctgtcacaGCGATTGAGCAGGAGAAGCAAGCAGGCGAATCGTAATGAGGCGTGCGCCGCCAATATGCACTGTACATTCCACAAGCATTGCcttcttattttacttcttttagctgtttaactttgtaagatgCAAAGAGGTTGGATCGAGTTTAAATGACTGTGCTGCCCCCTTTTCACATCAAAGAATCGAGAACTACTGACAAACGAAGGCGCCTGCCTCTCCCATCTGCCTGTCTGGCTGGCAGCGAAGGAAAAGAACTTGCATGTTGGTGAAGGAAGAAGCTGGGTGG
The window above is part of the Panthera tigris isolate Pti1 chromosome X, P.tigris_Pti1_mat1.1, whole genome shotgun sequence genome. Proteins encoded here:
- the TMSB4X gene encoding thymosin beta-4, whose protein sequence is MSDKPDMAEIEKFDKSKLKKTETQEKNPLPSKETIEQEKQAGES